The following are encoded in a window of Thermodesulfobacterium geofontis OPF15 genomic DNA:
- the pstB gene encoding phosphate ABC transporter ATP-binding protein PstB, giving the protein MEKNVEIEVKNLNFYYGETLVLKNINLTIYKNKVTALIGPSGCGKTTFLRCLNRMHDLYIGNRYEGEIIFEGKNILDKNVDLITLRSKIGMVFQKPTPFPMSIFDNVAYGLRLKGIKGSELKERVEKALIDAALWDEVKDKLRESAFSLSGGQQQRLCIARAIAVEPKVLLFDEPTSALDPISTSKIEDLIVKLKSKITIVIVTHNMQQAARISDYTAFMYLGELIEVGPTEKIFTTPEKKLTEDYITGRFG; this is encoded by the coding sequence ATGGAAAAAAATGTTGAAATAGAGGTTAAAAATTTAAATTTTTATTATGGGGAAACATTAGTTCTTAAAAATATCAACCTTACTATTTATAAAAATAAAGTTACAGCTTTAATAGGACCATCTGGTTGTGGTAAAACCACTTTTTTAAGGTGCTTAAATAGAATGCATGATTTATATATAGGGAATAGATATGAAGGAGAAATAATTTTTGAAGGGAAAAATATTTTAGATAAAAATGTGGATTTAATTACTCTTAGATCTAAGATAGGAATGGTATTTCAGAAGCCTACTCCCTTTCCTATGAGTATATTTGATAATGTAGCTTATGGATTAAGACTTAAAGGTATTAAAGGTTCTGAATTAAAAGAAAGGGTTGAGAAAGCTCTTATAGATGCTGCTTTATGGGATGAGGTAAAAGATAAACTTAGAGAGAGTGCTTTTTCTCTTTCCGGAGGACAGCAACAAAGGCTTTGTATTGCAAGAGCTATTGCGGTAGAACCTAAAGTTTTATTATTTGATGAACCAACCTCTGCCCTTGATCCAATATCTACATCTAAAATAGAAGATTTAATTGTGAAGCTAAAATCTAAAATAACTATAGTAATAGTTACTCACAATATGCAACAAGCAGCAAGGATTTCTGACTACACGGCTTTTATGTATTTGGGAGAGCTAATAGAAGTGGGACCAACTGAAAAAATTTTTACTACTCCAGAAAAAAAACTTACAGAAGATTATATTACAGGAAGATTTGGTTAA
- a CDS encoding bifunctional riboflavin kinase/FAD synthetase, giving the protein MKIYTPKDFPLPFETVITIGSFDGIHLAHKALFEETKKLANLLNVKPVVVSFDPHPRTVLFPESNLKLLTTLEEKLYLLSLLEIENLVLIPFTKTLSELSHDLFVQEYIVDKIKAKGIIVGFNFRFGKFRKGDVDYLNKVAKKYNFIVKAIPPVMLNGVIISSSAIRNLIEKGNIESANELLGRPYLIMGKVIKGKGRGKEIGYPTANLEVSPLKLLPPSGVYAVWVLLNGEKLKGALNIGKRPTFGEKEISIEVHIFNFNRNIYGKTLKIEIIKRIRDEKKFPSIENLKIQIEKDCKLIDEILH; this is encoded by the coding sequence TTGAAAATTTATACCCCTAAGGATTTCCCACTTCCTTTTGAAACAGTAATTACCATAGGAAGTTTTGATGGAATTCATTTAGCACACAAAGCTCTCTTTGAAGAAACCAAAAAATTGGCTAACCTTTTAAACGTTAAGCCTGTTGTAGTTTCTTTTGATCCTCATCCACGTACGGTTCTTTTTCCGGAATCAAATTTAAAGCTTTTAACTACCTTAGAAGAAAAGCTTTACTTACTTTCTCTTTTAGAGATAGAAAACTTAGTTCTAATCCCTTTCACTAAAACTCTTTCAGAACTTTCTCATGACTTGTTTGTTCAGGAATATATAGTTGACAAAATAAAAGCCAAAGGAATAATTGTAGGATTTAATTTTAGATTTGGAAAATTTAGGAAAGGTGATGTAGATTATTTAAATAAAGTAGCCAAAAAATATAATTTTATAGTAAAAGCTATCCCCCCTGTAATGCTAAATGGCGTCATAATTTCGAGCTCTGCAATTAGAAATCTTATAGAAAAAGGAAATATTGAATCTGCTAATGAACTTTTAGGAAGACCCTATTTAATTATGGGAAAAGTAATCAAAGGTAAAGGTAGAGGAAAAGAAATAGGTTATCCTACTGCAAATTTAGAAGTTTCTCCTTTAAAACTTCTTCCTCCCTCAGGAGTATATGCAGTTTGGGTACTTTTAAATGGAGAAAAATTAAAAGGTGCTTTAAATATAGGTAAAAGACCCACCTTTGGAGAAAAGGAAATTTCTATTGAAGTACACATTTTCAATTTTAATAGAAATATTTATGGAAAAACATTAAAAATTGAAATAATAAAACGTATAAGAGATGAAAAAAAATTCCCTTCTATAGAAAATTTAAAAATTCAAATTGAAAAAGATTGTAAATTAATTGACGAAATTTTACATTAA
- a CDS encoding FprA family A-type flavoprotein yields the protein MEAVKIKEGFYWVGAIDWNVRNFHGYSTFKGTTYNSYLLIDKKITLFDTVKHGFEEELLSRIKSIINPKKIDYLIVNHIEPDHAGGFLKIVEIIKPEKIFITQRGKDGLKKYLHKNDFPFEEVSTGKEIKIGEKTIRFIETPMIHWPDSMISYIPEEKILVSQDAFGAHYATSNRFDDEVDYCTLIEESAKYYANIVLPYSPRVQNLLKTIKELGLEIELICPDHGVVWRKHINEIIQLYENWSNYIAEKRAVIIYDTMWKSTEKMAYAIMDGIIKEGVEARLFKLSVSDITDVMTEVMLAKGLVLGSPTLNNGLMPTVASFVHYMKGLRPRNKIGAAFGSYGWSGESVKLLNDILNEIKAEIVHEGIKVKFAPDKDTLKQCEELGKIIAQKIKSSS from the coding sequence ATGGAGGCAGTAAAGATCAAAGAAGGCTTTTATTGGGTTGGTGCTATTGATTGGAATGTAAGAAATTTTCACGGATATTCTACCTTTAAAGGAACTACTTACAATTCCTATTTATTAATAGATAAAAAAATTACCCTTTTTGACACTGTAAAACATGGATTTGAAGAAGAATTATTATCAAGAATTAAAAGTATTATTAACCCAAAAAAGATTGATTATTTAATTGTAAATCATATAGAACCAGATCATGCTGGGGGATTCTTAAAAATAGTAGAAATTATAAAACCTGAAAAGATTTTTATAACCCAAAGGGGGAAAGATGGACTAAAAAAATATTTACATAAAAATGATTTTCCCTTTGAAGAAGTTTCTACTGGAAAAGAAATTAAAATTGGAGAAAAAACCATAAGATTCATAGAAACTCCTATGATTCATTGGCCAGACAGTATGATAAGCTATATCCCTGAAGAAAAAATTTTGGTCTCTCAAGATGCCTTTGGAGCTCATTATGCAACTTCTAATAGATTTGACGATGAAGTTGACTATTGCACTTTGATAGAGGAATCTGCCAAATATTATGCCAATATTGTACTCCCTTATTCTCCACGTGTTCAAAATCTTTTAAAAACAATAAAAGAGCTGGGGCTTGAAATAGAATTAATATGCCCAGATCATGGAGTTGTATGGAGGAAACATATAAATGAGATTATTCAGCTTTATGAAAATTGGAGCAATTATATTGCAGAAAAAAGAGCGGTAATTATCTATGATACTATGTGGAAAAGTACAGAAAAAATGGCCTATGCAATCATGGATGGTATAATAAAAGAAGGTGTAGAAGCAAGACTTTTTAAACTTTCTGTTTCAGATATAACTGATGTAATGACTGAAGTAATGCTTGCTAAAGGATTAGTTTTAGGCTCTCCTACATTAAATAATGGGCTTATGCCCACTGTAGCAAGCTTTGTCCATTATATGAAAGGACTTAGACCAAGAAACAAAATTGGAGCTGCTTTTGGTTCCTATGGATGGAGTGGAGAATCAGTTAAGCTATTAAATGATATCTTAAATGAAATAAAGGCTGAAATTGTTCATGAAGGAATAAAAGTAAAATTTGCACCTGACAAAGATACCCTAAAGCAGTGCGAAGAACTTGGGAAAATTATTGCCCAAAAAATTAAAAGTTCTTCCTAA
- the pstC gene encoding phosphate ABC transporter permease subunit PstC: MIKRNYYLEIIIKNFLGFWAIFSGFLFPFTVFLILFHESLLAIKTFGIVKFLTTTTWDPVSETFGGLTMITGTLISTFIAVIIAAPIAIGIAIFITELAPSFLKGIVTSAIQLLAAIPSIIYGMWGFLVLASFMRTYIEPTLQKLFSSLPLLGKLFSGPPTGIDVLTTSLVLSIMIIPFMASVVKDSFDLVPSVMKESAYSLGATKWEVIKDVVIPYTASGITGGLILSTGRALGETMAVTFLAGNVTQIPTSLFSPFTTITVALANQFTEADTPLYLSALFYLSFILFILSFVILSLAKLMVLRLEKKWK; the protein is encoded by the coding sequence AGAAATTATTATTTAGAAATAATAATAAAGAACTTTTTAGGTTTCTGGGCTATCTTCTCAGGGTTTCTTTTCCCTTTTACAGTTTTTCTAATTTTATTTCATGAATCCCTTTTAGCTATTAAAACTTTCGGAATAGTTAAATTTTTAACTACCACTACTTGGGACCCTGTTTCTGAAACTTTTGGTGGGCTTACTATGATAACAGGCACTTTAATAAGTACTTTTATAGCTGTTATTATAGCAGCTCCCATAGCTATAGGAATAGCTATTTTTATAACTGAACTTGCCCCTTCATTTCTAAAAGGAATAGTTACAAGTGCTATACAGCTTTTAGCAGCTATTCCAAGTATAATCTATGGAATGTGGGGATTTTTGGTATTAGCAAGTTTTATGAGAACTTATATAGAGCCTACTTTACAAAAATTATTTTCTTCCCTTCCTTTATTAGGGAAACTATTTTCTGGTCCCCCAACCGGCATTGATGTTCTTACAACTTCTTTAGTTTTATCCATAATGATAATTCCTTTTATGGCTTCAGTGGTAAAAGATTCCTTTGATTTGGTTCCTTCCGTGATGAAAGAATCAGCTTATAGCTTAGGAGCCACTAAATGGGAAGTTATTAAAGATGTGGTTATTCCATATACTGCCTCTGGTATTACAGGAGGACTTATTCTTTCAACAGGCAGAGCTTTAGGAGAAACAATGGCAGTAACTTTTTTAGCAGGAAATGTAACCCAAATTCCTACTTCTTTGTTTTCACCATTTACAACTATTACAGTAGCTTTAGCTAATCAGTTTACTGAAGCAGATACTCCTCTTTATCTTTCCGCACTTTTTTATTTATCTTTTATCCTTTTTATTCTTTCTTTTGTAATTCTTAGTTTAGCTAAACTTATGGTACTAAGATTAGAAAAAAAATGGAAATAA
- a CDS encoding DVU0298 family protein, whose product MGKLLPKKLKVLPKEVSIYLKREVWDILEKEDLKNLLNSLNKFPPTKIVSFLIGAFLHPKEEIRWKAIIGFGYIVSQIANKDLERARIIIRRLIWMLNEESGSMAWGVPEGFAEALYNHEILKNEYLSIFISYIWETEDTGKHKADNYLEFPPAQRGVIWGIGRLAQKYKDDLLEKNAHFHVYKCLVSSPDLAVKFLSLWSLNNLFPFPEEFKINPQEIEKTINLLIQKDFSYFMFDGKKIVNLHISQLKEILKLL is encoded by the coding sequence TTGGGAAAATTATTGCCCAAAAAATTAAAAGTTCTTCCTAAAGAAGTGTCTATCTATTTAAAAAGAGAAGTTTGGGATATTCTTGAAAAAGAGGATCTTAAAAATTTATTGAATTCTCTTAATAAATTTCCTCCTACTAAAATTGTGAGTTTCCTTATAGGAGCTTTTTTACATCCGAAAGAAGAAATTCGTTGGAAAGCTATAATAGGATTTGGATATATAGTTTCTCAAATAGCAAATAAAGATCTTGAGAGGGCAAGGATAATAATCCGTAGGCTAATTTGGATGCTTAATGAAGAATCAGGAAGTATGGCTTGGGGTGTTCCTGAAGGTTTTGCTGAAGCATTATATAATCATGAAATTTTAAAAAATGAATATCTCTCTATTTTTATTTCCTATATTTGGGAAACAGAAGATACAGGGAAACATAAAGCAGATAATTACTTAGAGTTTCCCCCTGCTCAAAGAGGAGTTATATGGGGGATAGGAAGGCTTGCTCAAAAATATAAAGATGATCTTTTAGAAAAAAATGCACATTTTCATGTATATAAATGTCTTGTTAGCTCCCCTGATTTAGCAGTAAAATTTTTAAGCCTTTGGAGTTTAAATAATCTTTTCCCCTTCCCTGAAGAATTTAAAATAAATCCTCAAGAAATTGAAAAAACAATAAATCTTCTTATTCAAAAAGATTTTAGTTATTTTATGTTTGATGGAAAAAAAATTGTTAATCTGCATATTTCTCAGCTTAAAGAGATCTTAAAACTTTTATAA
- the carA gene encoding glutamine-hydrolyzing carbamoyl-phosphate synthase small subunit, with amino-acid sequence MKKYKALVMLEDGTHFWGYSFTIRGESFGEIVFNTGMTGYQEILTDPSYYGQIVTMTYPLIGNYGVNQEDMESERIQVAGFIVREYQPFYSNWRAEKSLGDWLSENNILGIEGIDTRALTRHIRLYGAMKGGITTETLDPKKFLEKVKESPDYVGRDLVQYVTCKEPYYFGKRGKENYKTFKGEAKYKIAVIDCGLKYNQLRLFTERDCECLVFPAYTEPKEILSHNPDGIFISNGPGDPAPLKTIVRNIKELLGKKPIFGICLGHQILGQALGATTYKLKFGHRGINHPVLNLFNKRVEITSQNHGFCVKKEELPKSALITHINLNDQTLEGIFVPDLKAMSVQYHPENAPGPHDSIYLFDSFLNLLEGKIENLYP; translated from the coding sequence ATGAAAAAATATAAAGCACTCGTTATGTTAGAAGATGGAACCCATTTTTGGGGATATTCTTTCACTATAAGAGGCGAGTCTTTTGGAGAGATTGTCTTTAATACCGGAATGACAGGATATCAAGAAATACTTACCGATCCCTCCTATTATGGACAAATTGTTACTATGACTTATCCACTTATTGGAAATTACGGAGTAAATCAAGAGGATATGGAAAGTGAAAGGATTCAAGTAGCAGGTTTTATTGTAAGAGAATATCAGCCTTTTTATAGCAATTGGAGGGCTGAAAAATCGTTAGGAGATTGGCTCTCAGAAAATAATATTCTTGGAATTGAAGGAATTGATACAAGAGCTTTAACACGCCATATAAGACTTTATGGAGCTATGAAAGGTGGTATAACAACTGAAACTCTTGATCCTAAAAAATTCTTAGAAAAAGTTAAAGAAAGTCCTGATTATGTGGGTAGGGATCTTGTGCAGTATGTAACTTGTAAAGAGCCTTATTATTTTGGAAAAAGAGGAAAAGAAAATTATAAAACTTTTAAAGGTGAAGCTAAATATAAAATAGCTGTTATTGATTGCGGTTTAAAATACAACCAACTTAGGCTTTTTACTGAAAGAGATTGTGAATGTCTTGTATTTCCTGCCTACACTGAACCTAAAGAAATACTTTCTCATAACCCTGATGGAATTTTTATTTCAAACGGACCGGGTGATCCTGCACCTTTAAAAACTATAGTGAGAAATATAAAAGAACTTCTCGGTAAGAAACCTATTTTTGGAATATGTTTAGGACACCAAATTTTGGGACAAGCTCTTGGAGCAACAACTTATAAGCTTAAATTTGGTCATAGAGGAATAAATCATCCTGTGTTAAATCTTTTCAATAAAAGGGTAGAAATTACCTCACAAAACCACGGATTTTGTGTAAAAAAAGAGGAACTCCCTAAATCTGCTTTAATAACTCATATAAATTTAAATGATCAAACTCTTGAGGGAATATTTGTACCAGATTTAAAAGCTATGTCTGTACAATACCATCCAGAAAATGCTCCTGGGCCACACGATTCAATTTATCTATTTGATAGTTTTCTCAATCTTTTGGAGGGAAAGATTGAAAATTTATACCCCTAA
- the rd gene encoding rubredoxin, whose translation MKKYKCSVCGYVYDPEVGDPNQEIPPGTPFEKLPNNWTCPICGAAKNDFVLED comes from the coding sequence ATGAAAAAATACAAATGTAGTGTTTGTGGATATGTATATGATCCTGAAGTAGGAGATCCTAATCAAGAGATTCCTCCAGGAACACCCTTTGAAAAATTACCTAACAATTGGACTTGCCCTATTTGTGGAGCAGCAAAAAACGATTTTGTCCTTGAAGATTAA
- the rd gene encoding rubredoxin gives MIKYRCTVCGYIYDPNEGDPENNIPPGTPFESLPDDWVCPSCGAPKEDFEPVLK, from the coding sequence ATGATTAAGTATAGATGTACAGTATGTGGTTATATTTATGATCCTAATGAGGGGGATCCCGAAAATAACATCCCTCCAGGAACACCCTTTGAAAGCTTACCAGATGATTGGGTTTGCCCATCTTGTGGAGCACCAAAAGAAGATTTTGAACCTGTCTTGAAATAA
- a CDS encoding winged helix-turn-helix transcriptional regulator, with product MRKRGRIVTIEDVKFVYENYANMSATEIAEKLGISKFQVNKIVNELRKRGVEIPKKIGKKINVYDKFVEELKKAGKI from the coding sequence ATGAGAAAAAGAGGTAGAATAGTAACTATTGAAGATGTAAAATTCGTATACGAAAACTATGCTAATATGAGTGCTACTGAAATTGCAGAAAAATTAGGAATAAGTAAATTTCAAGTAAATAAAATTGTAAATGAATTAAGAAAAAGAGGGGTTGAAATTCCTAAAAAGATTGGGAAAAAAATTAATGTATATGATAAATTTGTAGAGGAACTTAAAAAAGCTGGAAAGATTTAA
- the pstA gene encoding phosphate ABC transporter permease PstA → MEIKVFQRKLINYIMLLISFLAALYGLFWLFWILGTLFINGFKYLTLELFLQNPNPPGIEGGGLKHAFVGHFIITFLATIIGVPIGICAGIYYAEYGKNSKIFMALKNITDIMVSTPSIIMGAVMYALMVIPFKHFNALSGIFALALLMIPVIAVTTYEMLNLIPDTLREAAYALGAYKWQIIKDVTMRSAKVGILTGVLLGVARISGETAPLLFTAFNNAYLSFNLFKPMATLTVTIFNYIMGPYDYWHKQAWAAALFLTLFVLVLSLLAKALIHFGTLVPFRWKTKR, encoded by the coding sequence ATGGAAATAAAAGTTTTTCAAAGAAAATTAATAAATTATATAATGTTACTAATTTCTTTTTTGGCTGCTCTTTATGGGTTATTTTGGCTTTTTTGGATTTTGGGAACTTTGTTTATAAATGGGTTTAAATATCTTACTTTAGAGCTTTTTTTACAGAACCCCAATCCTCCAGGAATTGAAGGAGGAGGGCTTAAACATGCTTTTGTTGGTCATTTTATTATAACCTTCTTAGCTACTATAATAGGTGTTCCTATAGGAATATGTGCAGGTATTTATTATGCAGAATATGGTAAAAATTCTAAAATTTTTATGGCATTAAAAAATATTACTGATATAATGGTGAGCACTCCTTCTATTATTATGGGTGCAGTAATGTATGCTTTAATGGTAATTCCTTTTAAGCATTTTAACGCTCTTTCTGGAATTTTTGCCTTAGCACTTCTCATGATTCCTGTAATTGCTGTTACAACTTATGAAATGTTAAACTTAATTCCTGATACCTTAAGAGAGGCTGCTTATGCACTTGGAGCTTATAAATGGCAAATTATTAAAGATGTTACTATGAGATCTGCCAAAGTGGGTATTTTAACAGGTGTCCTTTTAGGAGTGGCAAGAATTTCTGGGGAGACAGCTCCTCTTCTTTTTACAGCATTTAATAATGCCTATCTTTCATTTAACCTTTTTAAACCTATGGCAACCTTAACAGTGACTATTTTTAATTATATAATGGGGCCTTATGATTATTGGCATAAACAAGCTTGGGCTGCAGCATTATTTTTAACCCTTTTTGTATTAGTGCTTTCATTACTTGCAAAAGCTCTCATTCATTTTGGAACATTGGTACCTTTTAGATGGAAAACTAAAAGATAG
- the argJ gene encoding bifunctional glutamate N-acetyltransferase/amino-acid acetyltransferase ArgJ, whose product MFVPEGFLFSGISCGIKKEDKLDLGLIYSPEELTAWGVFTTNTVKAIPVLLGKRLIREKKIHGILANSGVANACTGEEGFKRALTILKEVAKYLKIPYKSLLPASTGVIGEQLPLEKILPNIPTLISNLSVQNYIQFAKAIMTTDTFPKIVSKKTEDGIVIFGVAKGAGMIAPNMATMLAFILTDAEVSKDYLKKSLPKMVEQSFNRITVDGDTSTNDTVYMLCSNLKKIKNWEKFESLCLEVAKELAYLIIKDGEGTSKVIKILIKGAKTKNEAKILATSVANSPLVKTAFYGGDPNWGRIFSALGKSGIKFNPQEIEIYLNGIPWVANFKSINNEAKIKEEMRKPEIELCIRLKQGKMSYEMLTTDLTEEYIRINAHYRT is encoded by the coding sequence ATGTTTGTTCCAGAAGGATTTTTATTTTCGGGAATATCTTGTGGTATAAAAAAAGAAGATAAACTTGATTTAGGATTAATTTATTCTCCTGAAGAACTTACTGCTTGGGGTGTATTTACTACTAATACAGTAAAAGCTATTCCTGTTTTATTAGGAAAACGGCTTATTAGAGAAAAAAAGATTCATGGAATTCTGGCTAATAGCGGTGTTGCAAATGCCTGCACAGGGGAAGAAGGTTTTAAAAGAGCTTTAACAATTCTTAAAGAAGTGGCTAAATACTTAAAAATTCCCTATAAAAGTTTACTTCCAGCCTCAACCGGAGTAATAGGAGAACAATTACCTTTAGAAAAGATTTTACCAAATATTCCTACTCTTATTTCTAATCTTTCAGTACAAAATTACATTCAATTTGCTAAAGCTATCATGACTACTGATACTTTTCCTAAAATAGTATCAAAAAAAACCGAGGATGGAATAGTTATATTTGGGGTAGCCAAAGGTGCTGGGATGATAGCTCCTAATATGGCAACTATGCTTGCTTTCATTTTAACAGATGCTGAAGTATCTAAGGATTATTTAAAAAAAAGTCTTCCTAAAATGGTAGAACAAAGTTTTAACAGAATTACAGTTGATGGAGATACCAGTACTAATGACACAGTTTATATGTTATGTAGTAATTTAAAAAAAATTAAAAACTGGGAAAAGTTTGAAAGCCTTTGTTTAGAAGTTGCTAAGGAACTTGCTTACCTTATAATAAAAGATGGAGAAGGGACAAGTAAAGTTATCAAAATCTTAATAAAAGGAGCTAAAACTAAAAATGAAGCAAAAATTCTTGCAACATCTGTTGCTAATTCTCCATTAGTAAAAACTGCTTTTTACGGAGGAGATCCTAATTGGGGGAGAATATTTTCAGCTCTTGGTAAAAGTGGAATAAAATTCAATCCTCAGGAAATAGAGATTTATTTAAATGGGATTCCTTGGGTTGCTAATTTTAAAAGCATAAATAATGAAGCTAAAATTAAGGAAGAAATGAGAAAACCTGAAATAGAACTTTGTATAAGACTTAAACAAGGGAAAATGAGCTACGAAATGTTAACTACAGATTTAACTGAGGAATATATCAGAATAAATGCACATTATAGAACATGA
- the surE gene encoding 5'/3'-nucleotidase SurE, producing the protein MKILLTNDDGIYSEGLCALYETLVLDHEVYIVAPESERSAVGHAITIEQPLRVRKVKRGKYFWGYAINGTPADCVKLALYELIGPVDLVISGINKGANVGINLLYSGTVSAATEAKILGYSSIAVSIDAYEDVDYCFAANFISTFINYAFDLPLDLPFCLNINIPHINPYKIKGIKFVRQSIAKLKEIFDKRLDLHDKIYYWQGAEEYTEKDPDTDVIALKEGYITITPIKFDLTNYSSLNKLKQIDDKILKNLVV; encoded by the coding sequence ATGAAGATACTTCTTACAAATGATGACGGAATCTATTCAGAAGGTCTCTGTGCATTATACGAAACTTTAGTTCTTGATCACGAAGTTTATATAGTTGCTCCTGAAAGTGAAAGGAGTGCAGTTGGTCATGCTATAACTATAGAACAACCTTTAAGGGTTAGAAAAGTTAAAAGGGGGAAATATTTTTGGGGATATGCAATAAATGGTACTCCTGCTGATTGCGTAAAACTTGCTCTTTATGAACTTATAGGACCAGTAGATTTGGTTATTTCTGGTATTAATAAAGGAGCAAATGTAGGAATTAATCTTTTATATTCAGGAACTGTTTCAGCAGCAACAGAAGCTAAAATACTTGGATATTCTTCTATTGCTGTTTCTATAGATGCTTATGAAGATGTAGACTATTGTTTTGCAGCAAATTTTATAAGCACCTTTATAAATTATGCTTTTGATTTGCCACTTGATTTACCTTTTTGTTTAAATATTAATATTCCTCATATAAATCCTTATAAAATTAAAGGAATTAAATTTGTTAGACAATCAATTGCTAAATTAAAAGAAATTTTTGATAAGAGACTTGATCTTCATGATAAAATTTATTATTGGCAAGGAGCAGAAGAATATACAGAAAAAGATCCAGATACAGATGTAATAGCATTAAAAGAAGGCTATATTACTATCACACCTATTAAATTTGACCTAACAAATTATTCTTCTCTAAATAAGCTTAAACAAATAGATGATAAAATTTTAAAAAATCTTGTTGTATAA
- the prfB gene encoding peptide chain release factor 2 (programmed frameshift) codes for MHNLAQIYKNVDLEKLIKNFEDKLEDLRGCLEPQKLETKLIKIEEELQNNKDWDSQKIKKLLQERAQIFEKISILENLERKFKEILEWYSLYKEEKSFDILNTLLEELTSFEKTFKTEETKLLLSGEYDSSSAILSIHAGTGGTDAQDWASILLRMYVKWAEKKGYKVKIVDILPGEEAGIKNAVLLIEGEKAYGYLKGEKGIHRLIRISPFNANSKRHTSFASVTVIPQIEEDIEVEIRPEDLKIETMRASGHGGQHVNKTETAVRITHIPTGITVTCQNERSQYLNKMTALKILRSRLYQLEKQKLESKKESLIGEKKEISWGNQIRTYTLHPYKVVKDHRTQYESYKVEEILDGEIDDFIREYLLWESKQKLKDN; via the exons ATGCATAATTTGGCTCAAATTTATAAAAATGTAGATTTAGAAAAATTGATCAAAAATTTTGAGGATAAATTGGAAGATTTAAGGGGGTGTCTT GAACCCCAAAAATTAGAGACAAAATTAATCAAAATCGAAGAAGAACTCCAAAATAACAAAGATTGGGATTCTCAAAAAATAAAAAAACTTCTTCAAGAGAGAGCTCAAATTTTCGAGAAAATATCTATCCTTGAAAATCTTGAGAGAAAATTTAAGGAAATTCTCGAATGGTATTCTCTTTATAAAGAAGAAAAAAGTTTTGATATATTAAATACTCTTTTAGAGGAACTAACCTCCTTTGAAAAAACTTTTAAAACTGAGGAAACTAAACTTTTACTTTCAGGAGAATATGATTCTTCTTCCGCAATTTTAAGCATTCATGCAGGAACTGGAGGAACAGATGCACAAGATTGGGCTTCTATCCTTCTTAGAATGTATGTAAAGTGGGCTGAAAAAAAAGGATATAAAGTAAAAATTGTTGATATATTACCTGGAGAAGAAGCAGGAATAAAAAATGCAGTTTTATTAATTGAGGGAGAAAAAGCTTATGGATATTTAAAGGGTGAAAAGGGAATTCATAGACTTATAAGAATATCACCCTTTAATGCAAATTCTAAAAGACATACCTCCTTTGCCTCAGTTACTGTGATTCCTCAAATTGAAGAAGATATTGAGGTGGAAATAAGACCTGAAGATTTAAAAATTGAAACTATGAGGGCAAGTGGACATGGTGGACAACATGTTAATAAGACTGAAACTGCAGTAAGAATTACCCATATACCTACAGGAATCACTGTAACCTGTCAAAATGAAAGAAGCCAATATTTAAATAAAATGACTGCTTTAAAAATTTTAAGATCAAGGCTTTATCAATTGGAAAAGCAAAAACTTGAAAGTAAAAAAGAAAGTTTAATAGGAGAAAAAAAAGAAATAAGCTGGGGAAATCAGATTAGAACTTATACTTTACATCCTTATAAAGTAGTTAAAGATCACAGAACTCAATACGAATCTTATAAAGTTGAAGAAATCTTAGATGGAGAAATTGATGATTTTATTAGAGAATATCTACTTTGGGAATCAAAACAAAAATTAAAAGATAATTAA